From the Kitasatospora atroaurantiaca genome, the window CGTTGCCGTGGTCCAGACGCAGCAGGTCGTCGAAGACCGCCGGGTCGTTGCCGTGCCGGTCCTCCATCTCACGCAGGTCCTGGGCCTGGCGGTGGACGATGGCCTGGACGCGGCGGGCGATGTTCACGAAGGCCCGCTGGGCGGACTCGCGCAGGCCCTCCTCGTTGTCGACGGCCTCCAGGACGGTGCGCAGCACGGCCTGCCGGGCGGCCTGGAACTCCGGGCCGACGACGCCGTCGTGGGACTCGTACGTCTTCAGCACGTCCTCGGTGAACTCGCCGCGCTGGAGCCGGGCGACCGCCTCGGGCAGGGCGACCCTGGCCAGCTGGACCGTCGCGGCCTCCTGTCGGGCCAGCCGGTGGCGCAGCTCGCTCTCCTGCTGGGCGTACCGCTCGCGCAGCGCCGCCAGCGCACGCCCGCGGCGCGCCGCCTCGGTGGCCACCACGGCCACCGCCGCGGTGCCCACCACCCCGCACCAGACGACTCCCGCGCGGGCGCCGGTGGAAGCCACCGACGCGGCGACGACAGCGGCGGCCGCCGTCATGACGGTGGGCAGCAGCCACACGAGAACGGGAGCGGAGCGCCGGCCTCTCGGTGACGATCCAGCACGAAGCATCAGCATCCTCAAACGATCGAAGTACGGAAGGGCGGACGGGGGACGGCTCCGGCGGCGTGGGAGCTGTGTTTCTCGTGTGTCCCGATGCCCGCGCCGGTCCTCTCCGACCTGGTGCGATGGGGTGCAGTGGGCTGAGCCGGAAGTAGCATGACCGCTTTCGGAGTTGTCTGACGAAACATCAATAACACTGCAGCGCAGCCGATTTGATGCCTTCGTCTCGGACAGCGCTGGCACCAGATCTTCGTCGCCCCGGGCTTGTTGTGCAGGTTTCTCGGGCTCGGTTCGCCCATGAGAGGGGTCTGTCCGAAAAGTGCCACGCGGCGCGGAGGGTTCGTGGTAGGGCGGGATCCGCGGCCTGGCTGAGGCGCGTCTGTGGCGGGCGCCGGGTAGAAGCGCAGGAACGGGGCCGGGCAGGTCCACAGGCCACCGGTCGAGCGCGTACGTCTCCGTGCGCCGGCCGAAGGGGTGCTATCCGGCGGGTCGATCCTCGGCGGTCGACGCCGACTCAGGCCGGCTGAGAGCCAGCGCAACGATCACGCGCCAGTGCAGAGGTGGACCGGCGGTCCGGGAGCCGGGTCGATGCGTGGGTACCAGGACCCGCAGCGCCCGTGGGCGGATGTCGCACGTAACGGGGGTGGGCAGGTGCAGCGCCTCGCCGTCGACGGCGACCGGGATGGTGTCCGCATCGGAGTCGACGGTGACCTGGGGGGATGTCAGAACGTGCAGGCTCGTCGCACGGGTGCCCAGGATCGCGATCTCGGCTGCCTGGGCCGCGTTGTTCACCCGTACGCCGACGACGCCGAGGGTTCCGAGATCGAGCCGGGGCCTGCGGGCGCCCGCGGCCATCGGGTCGGGGCCGGCATAGGGGTTGTTGCTGACCAGGAGTGCTTGCTCGGACGTCAGCCGGGCGCGGTCCGTCACCGCGTCGAGCTGGTGGCCGGAGTACCCGAGCAGGAGGTCGGGCAGTGCGTCCAGGACGGTGCTCGCCTTGGTGTCGCGGTATTCGGGGCGCTGCACGACCTCTGCGTAGACCCCGAACGAGACCGTGTTGACGAAGGCCCGCCCGCCCACCGCTCCCAGGTCGACACGCAGTTCCTCCCCGTCGGTCAGCGCGTCCAGGGAGCGGGCCGGGTCCTCGCGATCCAGGCCCAGGTCCATCGCGAAGTGGTTCCGGGTGCCCGCGGGAACGACCAGGAACGGCAGGTCGTGCTCGGCCGCGACCCCGGCCACCTGGGCCTGAGTACCGTCGCCGCCCGCCACCCCGAGCAGGTCCGCGCCCCCGGCCACCGCGCGACGGGCGATGTCGGCGACGTCCGTCTCGACGGACGTGTCCAGCAGCACGACCCGGGCGCCGAGCGCCTCGGCCTTCTCCACCAGTCCGAAACGGCCGACCTTCCCGCCGCCGGACTTCGGGTTCATGATCAGTACTGGGTGCTCGGGGAGGGCGCACGCGACCGCGGGCATGCCGTCGCGCTGCCGGACCAGGCGCAGTGCCGACCGCGCGCAGGCCACCGCTGATCCCATGAGGGCGATCGCTGCCAACGCGGCCGGCCACACGTCCGCCCGGGCGTAGAGCACCACGACGGTCACGGGTGCGGCCACTGCGAGCAGCGTCCCGGCGACACGTACGGCCCCACGGTACGCAAGCGCCCACCACGCCCCGGCCGCCGTGACCGCCAGGCCCGTCAACCCGATCGCGAGGATCAGCAGACCGCCCGGCCCGCTCACGGCAATCAGCGCAGCCACCGCACCCAGCACGCACGCCAGCGCCAGCCGGGCCAGCAGGCGAGCGCGCCCCGCCGCGCGGGAGATGGTCGATGTCACCGCACTCCCTCCGATCTACTTCGATGATGACCCGCCGACCGCCCGAGCGGGTGTTCACCAGCGCCGCCGGTCGGGGAGGGCGAGGCACCGCGGCCGGCCGCGACAGGCACCGGGGTACGGCCGGTGGATTCCGGGCCGCGGACCGGCCCGCGGTGTCATCCGACTGGCGGCGCCGCGTGAGTGACGCCTAGTCTGAAATTAACGGCAGAGATCGCTTTCAGCATTCATCGTGTGGACCGGGGTATCGAGTCCCATGCGACAGAGGGAGCGGGACATGCGTCGCGCATCCGGTATTCTCCGCATCAGAATCACTCTGAAGAATCCCGACCTGCCGGCTTCCGGCGTGTTCCGGCGGAGCTGGGCTCGGTTACGCTGGCCGTTCATCTCTTTCGGCAGGGAATTCCGCTCCGTCTGGCTGCTGACCAGGGGGGTTTGTCCGGAAAAACGCTGGTGGTCCCCATTCCCGAGGACTTTGGGACTCACGTTCGCCTGGCTCCTGGCGCTGGGCCTCGTCTTCTGGTTTGTCAAAGCCGCCGTAGCGGTCTTCGGACCAGGGGACCTGATCTGGCCCACCTGGCCCTGGAGCTTCGCCCCGGACAGGAGCTGCACGTCCTCGTCGTATTCGTGCGGTGTACTCACCAGCACCGTTCTTCCCGTTCTCACTCTCGCCCTGACCACCGTCTTCTTCATCGTGTGGCGATTCCGGTCGGTCCGGTCGTTCTACATGCGCAAGGCGAAACACGAACCGCGCGTTCTGGTCGAGACGGCCGGCAGCATCATGGGTCATGTCGTGGGACGCGATCAGCTGTGCAAGGCGCTCATGGACAACATGCGGGACGGTACGGCCCGCCGCCCCCATGTGGTCGTCGGTGCGATCGGGACGGGCAAGACCGCACTGGTGGTGCGCCTCACCGAGATGCTGGCCAGGAAGGGGGCGTTCCCGGTTCCGATCCGGCTGCGGGACGCTCAGAAGGACCTGGACTTCCTCGATCTCGCGTACGCACGTTTCAGCAGTGTGGTGGAGTCGAAGACCCGTTCGGCGGCCGAAACGGAGAAGGTCTGGCGGTTGCTGCGACGCCACGACAAGATCGTCGTGCTCGCGGACGGCCTTGAGGAAGCCCTGTCCGGTAAGAGCATGGTGGCCGACCGGGACAACAAGATCCGGAAGGCGATCCGCGCGGCGGGCGAGGCGCGGCTGCCGCTGGTCATCACCTCCCGGCCGCACGACCCACTCCGGGCCATGGAGGCCGCCGTCACCGAGCTGGAACCGCTCAGCGAGGATGCCGCACTCGAGTACATCGCCGAGAACGGCAACTGGCGCGCCAGCAGGCAGGACCTCGACCGGATCATCGAGATCGCCAATGTCACCGAGTCCCCGCTGTATCTGCAGATCGCGAAGGACCTGCACCACAGGAATCTGCTGAAACAGATCTGGATCGGCGGCGACGACGGAGGTGGAAATGTCGTCGACCAGAACATGTGGGAGATGAAGTTCGACCTTCTTGAGGCCTGGGTCGAAGCCCTCATCGGGAGAGAGCTGTATTCCGAGCTGCCACTGAGCCGGGATGACCGACGGGTGGTGATGGAATACCTCAAGGCGCTGGCATGCATCGGACTGAAATGCGACTCGGCCGCGGTGAGTTTCGACGAACTCGAACCCGGCTCGAATCCAGCCATATTCAAAAGACTGGAAGGCAAGAGAAAAGGAAGCGCGATCGACGTTCGGCTCGCCGCGACCTGGGGCACCCGGATGGGAATCGTCGAGGAGGCCGGCGAGTACGTGCGCTTCCAGCACAGCATCATGCAGGCGTACCTGGGTTCCCAGTACCTGGGCGCGGTTCTGAATCGACACGACCAGGCCGATGCGCCGCCTGGATGGGAATCCACGTCCTCGGCCGGGGACTACTTCCCGGCCGCACTGCAGAACCCAGGGCGGGAGATGCTCATCTCCCTGGTCTTCCACTCGCGCTCGCTGAAGGAGAAGGCACAGTGCACCTGCCTGACCCCGGGACAACCGGATCCGCGGTGCCCGATCAGAGTCATCCGGAACCTCCTCCTGGACGAAGCCGACCAGGCGCTTCTCCAGGACGGTCGCATCCGGCAGGAGGGCGGCTGCCCGGAGGTGGGCCGCGAGGTCCGTACGCCACACGCCAAGGTGCTGGACATGTACGGTGCCGCCCTGGACGTCGACAGCGTCGACACCCAGCCCGATCCCCGCGCCATCGCCGAGTCACTCCACGGGCAGTGGAACAAGCTTCAGGAGCGGGACCCGCAGCGGCTCCGGGCGGCCAAGCTGTCCCTGGTGCGGCGCTTGGGCGCTGCCTCACGACGTGCGGCCCTGAACGGCGGCGAGCCGGCCTACGATCTCCTCTTCGCCTTCGCTCTTGAGGAGCCGGTTTACCGGGTGCGGATCGCTATCGCGCAGGAAATCGGGGCCGGCGGGGACAAGGCCTTCCTGGCACTGCGTGGCGAGCTCGGGGCGCCGACCAGCACGGTCACCGGCGAGGGGGCTCGCAACTCCAACACCGAGACCGCGGCCGAGCCGGTCCCGGGGCTGGTCACGGGACAGGGCGGCGAACGTGAGCGCCGCAAGCAGGAGCGGGCGGTCGCGGCTGAGCGGCTGCAGGGCGAATGGGACCTGGAGGAAGGGGAGTGCCTGACGGAGCGCAGCCTCTGGAACCGCAACACGATGAGCGCACGACTCATCCCCATGCTGGTGGATTCCGTTTCGATGGCGCACCACCTCGGCACTCCCTACGACAACCTCGGCACTTGGCTGAGCACGCTGGCCTCGGCCCCCGGTGGTGAGGAGCTGCCGGACCCGGTCGGGAGGCGGGGACTGGAGGTGGCCATGGCCCATGGCTTCAAGCACTCGGCCAACCGTCGGCTCCGTCAGTCCTCGCAGCGGGAGTCCCGGGACTTCCTGATCGCACAGGCCACGGAGATGCTGAAGGCCAACAGGTTCTGGTTCACCAGGCTGACTCTTCTGCAGGCGCTGACCCTGTGGGCCCTGCCGGACGACATCACGGAGGAGCGGCTGCCGCACGGGCCTGGGGCTCACCCGAAGGAGCTGGTCCGGCGGTGGCTGGAGCTGCCCTCCCATGAGAGCGAGCATCCGTTCGTGGAGGCGGCCGAAAAGCTCGCCGTCCGGGCATTGGAGACCCGGCATCCTGAGCGGTTCCTGTGGATGGACGAGGCTTGTGTCGCCTCCCAGGTGGGATCCGAGCCGGGGTGGGCGGGTGAGCCCCGCCGGCACAATCTCTGGATCCCCCCTTCCACCGGCTGGAGCACACTGGACCCCGCCGCGCAGCAGCTCCTCGCCGACGTGATCATGCTGATGACGCTCACCGAACGGGCGGACCGCCCGCGGGAGCTCTTCCGGCGCTTGGCGCTGGCCGACGCCTCTCCGTCGAGACTCCCGCCGTGCCTGACCCACGACCGCACCACACTGGATCCGACCCGGACGACCGCCCACGCGATGTCGACGCCGTCGAAGTCGAACTGTGCGGACAACTGCCCGTTCACCTTCTGCCCCAGCCCGCCGAAGATTCCGGACCTGCGAGTGGAACTCAGCGAGGTCTTCTGCATGAACCAGCATGCCCTGCTGGGGCGGTGGCAGCCTCGGGCGTGGAGTCAGCTCCGCTTCCGGCGCAAGGCCCGGTGGCAGCGCAAGACGTCCGCCATGGAGCTTCGGCAGTTCTGGGGGCAGATGGGAGCCCGGGCCCGGGACATGCCCCGGCAGGAGGTGACCCCGGCCCGGCATCGCCCCCGGCGGTGACGGAGGACGTCGGCGGCATCCCCGCTCACGGCATCCGGAAGAAGCTCTCGACTGCACATGCGGCGGCCTCTGCCTCAACGGCCCAACCGCCTGGACAAGCGCATCCTCAACGATCTAACGCCGTGCAGCACTGGATCACGCCGAACAAGGGCGAGGGCGGAGGCGCCCCGCCCTCGCCGCTCGCCGATAAGCGGGGAATTGTTGTCCGACAAGTCCCCTAAGATCATCCCGATCGGCCACAGGGGCTGGTCAGTGGAGTTCGGATACGTCCGGGGGTGTCGACACCATGGGTGTCATCGTGGGTGCGGGCATAGCGGTTCTGGTGCTGGCGGCGGTCTGGTGGACCGTCAGGACCTTCAACCGGCTGATCCGCCTGCGCAATCAGACCCAGGCCTCCTGGGCGCAGATCGACGTGCAGCTCAGGCGTCGCCACGATCTGATACCCAATCTGGTCGAGGCGACCCAGGGCTACGCCGCCCACGAGCGGGCCACCCTGGCGGAGGTCACCGCCGCCCGGGCGGCCGCTATCACCGGCGGGCTCGGCACCGCCGACCGCGCGCGGGCCGAGAACGCGCTCAGCACGAGCCTCACCAGGCTGTTTGCCCTGGGCGAGACGTATCCGGAGCTGAAGGCGGACGGGCGGTTCGCCGTGCTGCAGTCCGAACTCACCACCACCGAGAACAAGATCGCCTACGCGCGGCAGTTCTTCAACAGCGCCGTGCAGAGCTACAACACCGCACTGGAGACCTTCCCGGCCAATCTGGTGGCGGGCCTCGGCTCGCACGGGCCCAAGGAGTACTTCGAGGCGGACGCCGCCGCGCGCGACATCGTCGAGGTGCGGTTCTGATGGCGCGCACCCTTGCGCCCCACTGGACACCCGTCGCTCCGTCCGGCCCGCTGCCGGACTGGGCCACCCCTGCTCTGCTGACCTGGTCCGGCGCCGTGGCGACGGCGCTGTGGCTGCTGATCTACACCGTTGCGATGTTCACCACCCGCAACGGCGCGGTGGAACCCGCGCCCGCCACCCAGGAGTTGGGCCCCACCCCGGAGTCGCCGGCGGTGGTCAGCCTGCTCGGCAACCGCTGGCGCTCGGTGCGGCACGCCGCCCCGGCCATCCTGCTGGACCTCGCGGCGCGCGAGCTGATCGAGCTGCGCCAGCCGGGCGACGATCCAGCCCAGAGCACCATTCACCTGACGGTCGGTCGAGCTGGGCAACTGGCCCCCTACGAGCGCCGGGTGCTCGAGCGCGTGGCGAGTCAGGCCGGCGTCGGCGGGGCGCCGATCGGGGCGATCGCCTTCCGCGGCGAGCGGTACGCGAAGGCGTGGAACCGCGAGCTGCGCAAGGACATCATCGCCGAGGCGCGCGGGCGCGGCTTGTCCCGACCGCGCTTCGACCCACGGCTCACCAGCGGGCTGGGGGGCCTCGCCTTCGCCTGTGGGCTGCTGTTCATGTTCGCCACCGTTGCCGCCAAGCACAGAGTGGATACGCAGCTCGCCTTCGGCGTCATGGTTGTGCCCATGCTCGCACTCCTCGCCCTGCTGCAACTGTCGAAGGGCGAGCGGTCCACGCCGACCGGCCTGGTCCGGGCCGGGCACTGGTCGGGGCTGCACGCGTGGCTGCGGGCGCACGAGGAGTTCGCCGCTCTGCCGCCCGCCTCGGTGGCCCTGTGGGACCGCTACCTCGCCTACGGCACGGCGCTCGGCGTCACCAGCCGGACCAGCCGGCTGCTCGGCTTCGAATCCGGTGACCGCCGCCGGGTCTGGTCGGACTACGGCGGAACCTGGCGCCAGGTACGGGTGCGCTACCCGCTGCTGCGTCCGGCCTTCGGCGCCTCGCCACGGCAGCTGCTGCGATCGTCGGCGGCGACCGCCGGCGCCGCCGTCGGGCTCGCACTGTTCGCCTGGTACCGCTCCCCGGCCTGGGTGGCCGACTCGGCTCCCAGCCCGAGCCAGGCGGCGTCGCTGCTGGGCGGCATCTGGCTGTTCCTGCTGATATTCGCGGTGGGGGTGGCCGGGCGGTTGACGATCGTACGGTTCGTGCTGCTCCTGTTGCCGCTCAGCGCCGTCGAGTACGCCAGCCATCAGGGGTGGCTGGCCAATGCGTTGGACCACCGCGGCCCGCTGCCGGGCGAGACCGTCGCTCTGGTACTCCTCGGCGCGCTGACCGTGGCCTACCTGCTGCTCGCTGCCCTGGACCGGCTGCGCCAGCCCGCCGTGCTGACCGGCGAGGTCCTGCGAGTGGAGGCCAGGAGGAGCTCAACTGCGGCTCATTACCTTGCACTTGACGATGGCATCAGCGACCGCACCACCGCCTGGGCAGTGCCGCGTACCATGCCGGTCTTCGGGCCCGGCACCACGGTGCGAATCTCGGTCTCCCGGTTCACCCGGACCATCAGCTCCGTCCAACTCGTCACCAACACCTCGCGAACGCCGGCCAACCGCTAGGGCTCTGATCGGGTCCGCAGAGTCATGGATCAGGAGGGCCGGCAGTTAAAGCGGATCGCGCGGCGGGGCAGTACCAGTTCGTTGCGTCACCGCCGCGCGATAATGTTGCTGGCGTCGGCCGGCCCCATGGCGTCACCTGCTTCCACGGCTGCTGCTCGATGGGCGGCGACACCCAACAGGCTCACGCGTTCCCACGCCCAGTCGACGTGGAGGACGTCGGCGCGGATCCGCCGGCCGATCGGGGCGACGTCGTCCAGGGACTCGAGGTGCTCCCAGGACATCTCGGGGACGCGCAGAGGGCGCCATGTCAGCGCCCCGTGTTGCTCGAAGTTGCCCCAAGGGCCGGTCGTGGATGGACAAGAGGAATGATCACCGCCCAGCCTTCGGAGGCTCGCGCGCATCCGACAGAGCCTGCGAGTCGGCGACAGTGGGTCTTGAGTGAATGCCAGGGAAGTCTGAGCGCCGAAGGCGGTGCGTCTGCCAGGTTCAGCGGCAGAGCTCCGTGAAGAAGTGGCGGCGCCGCATCCACCCCTCTGGCGCATCGCACCGATGTTTCGCCGGCCCTCATCTGTCGCGCTACCTTTCGGATCAACCGCGACACGGCCTCCGCTCGGGGTGCCGGTACGCCCGTTTCCGCACCGGAGGACAGTTCGATGACCGAAGCCGCCCCGCCGCTCCTGCTGGACGTGACCGCCACCGGCGCGGCCGCCGGGATCCCGGCCGCCGCCCGCGCGGCCGAGCGCCGCGGGCTCGATCGGTTCATCATGTCCGAGACCTCGCACAACCCCTTCCTCCAGCTCGCCCGCGCGGCCGACCGGACGGAGTCGATCGAGCTCGGCACCGGCGTCGCCATCGCCTTCGCCCGGACGCCGATGACCCTCGCGTACGAGGCGTGGGGCCTGCACGAGGCGTCGGGAGGACGGGCCGTCATCGGCCTCGGCTCGCAGGTCAAGCCGCACATCGTGCGCCGCTTCGGCATGCCGTGGGACCGGCCGGCCGCCCGGATGAAGGAGTACATCGCGGCCGTCCGTGCGATCTGGCACAGCTGGCAGACCGGTGAACGCCTCGCGTTCCGGGGCGAGTTCTACTCGCACACTCTGATGACCCCGGTCTTCGCCCCCGACCCGATCGCGCAGGGCGCCCCGCCGATCCTGCTCGCCGGCGTCGGCCCGCTGATGAGCGCGGCGGCGGGCGCTGTCGCGGACGGCTTCATCAGCCACCCCTTCACCTCGGTCGAGTACCTGACGGGCACCGTGCTCCCCGGCGTGCGCGCCGCCCGCACCAAGGCGGAGGCCGAGGGCGCTGCCTGGACCTCGCGCCCGTTCGAGGTGGTCGGCTCGGTGCTCACCGCCACCGGCTGCACCGAGGAGGAGCTGCGGGACAACCGCCGCGCCGTACGCGAGCGGGTCGCCTTCTACGCCTCCACCCCCGCCTACCGTGCCGTCCTGGAGACCCACGGCTGGGGAGAACTCCACGACGAGCTCAACCGTTTGTCCACGCGGGGCCGCTGGCAGGAGATGGGCGAACTGATCGACGACGAGGTGTACGACACCTTCGCGGTGGCCGGGGAGCCGGCCGAGGTCGCCCGTGAGATCCACCGCCGGTACGCCGGTGTCGTCACCCGTCTCTCGGTCAGCGGACCGGACGGCGCAGATCCCGAGCTGATGCTGGACGTCCTCGCGGAGATCCGCGCCCTGGGCTGAATCCGTCCCCGCCGCTGGCACTCTGTGCCGCTCCGGCAGTGTACTGAGTGCCATTCGCGGCCGAAAATGCTAGGTTCACGGTATGACCGACGCCCAGAACCCCAGCCAGGAGACCGCCGTCGCGCCCGTGAAACCGGCCATGCGCGACGCTCTGATCGCGGCGGCCTTCCAGCTGTTCCTGGACCGTGGGTACGAGCAGACGACGATCGACGACATTGTCTCCCTGGCGGGCGTCGGCCGCCGGTCGTTCTTCCGCTACTTCCCCTCGAAGGAGGACGTGGTCTTCCCCGACCACGAGAAGTGCCTGGCGGACATGACCGACTTCCTGCAGGCGAGCGAGGACGGCGACGACCCGGTGGCGCGGGTCTGCGACGCGGCCCGCCTGGTGCTGCGGATGTACGCCGAGAACCCCACCTTCTCGGTGCAGCGCTACCGCCTGACCAAGAAGGTCCCGGGCCTGCGCACCTATGAACTGTCGGTCGTCTGGCGCTACGAGCGCACGCTCGCCGAGTACCTGCGCGCCCGGTTCTCCGCCCGCCGCGACGGTACGCTGCGCGCCGACGTGATCGCCGCTGCCGTGGTCGCCGCGCACAACCACGCGCTGCGCGCCTGGCTGCGCGCCGACGGCCAGGGGGATGCGGCGGCCGAGATGGACCGCGCCCTCGAGTACGTCACCAGTGCCTGGACGTCGAAGCAGGCCCCCTCCGGTGCCGCCGAGGAGCAGGACGACGTGGTCATCGTCATCACCAAGCGCAGTACCCCGATGTGGCGGGTCGTCAGGGACGTCGAGGCGGGCCTCGGCCAGGACTGAGAACGCGGCGAAGCCGGCCGGCAGGTGCTGCCGGCCGGCTTCGCGCTGTGCAGGCCCGGTTGCCGTCAGCCCTTGGCTTCGGCGGTGAGCTGGGGGAGGACGGTGAACAGGTCGCCGACCACGCCGTAGTCGACGAGTTCGAAGATCGGGGCCTCGGGGTCCTTGTTGATGGCCACGATGGTCTTCGAGGTCTGCATGCCGGCCCGGTGCTGGATCGCGCCGGAGATGCCCGCCGCGACGTACAGCTGCGGGGAGACCTGCTTGCCGGTCTGGCCGACCTGGTTGGTGTGCGGGTACCAGCCCGCGTCCACCGCGGCCCGCGAGGCACCGACGGCCGCGCCCAGCGCGTCCGCGAGCTCCTCGACCACGCCGAAGCCCTCCGCCGCACCCACGCCACGGCCACCGGAGACCACGATCGCGGCCTCGGTCAGCTCGGGGCGGCCGGAGGAGACCCGCGGGGTGCGGGCGACGACCGTGGCCGCGTTGCCGGTGAACGCCACCGTGACGTTCTCCACCGCGCCGGCCGCCGGGGCCGCCTCGGGGGCCACCGCGTTCGGCTTCACCGTGATCACCGGCACGCCGTGCGACACCCTCGACTTCACCTGGAACGACGCGGCGAACACCGACTGGGTGGCGACCGGACCACCGTCGCCGGCCTCCAGGTCCACCGCGTCGGTGATGATGCCCGAACCCAGCCGCAGCGCGACGCGGGCGGCGACCTCCTTGCCCTCGCCGGAGGAGGTGACGAGCACCGCGGCCGCGTCGGCGGCCTTGGCGATCTGGGCGAGCGCGTCGACCTTGGGGACGACCAGCTGGTCGGCGAACTCGGCGCCGTCGGCGACGTACACCTTGGCCGCGCCGAACTCGCCGGCCTTGGCGGCGATGTCGGCGGCGGCCGCACCGGCGCCCAGCACCACCGCGGCGGGCTCGCCGATGCGGCGGGCCAGGGTCAGCAGTTCGAGGGCCGGCTTGCGGACCACACCGTCGGCGTGGTCCACGAGAACCAGGATCTCAGCCATGATTCGTTGCTCCTGATCGATCGTGAAATTGGCGCTAACGGCGGTCGGTTAGATGAACTTCTGGGCGGCGAGGTAGGCGGCGAGCTGCTTGCCGCCCTCACCCTCGTCCTTGACGATGGTGCCCGCGGTGCGCGGCGGGCGGGCGGTGATGGTCTCCACCGCGGTCCACGCGCCGGCCAGGCCGACCTCGCCCGCGTCGATGCCCAGGTCGTCCAGGTCGTACTCGGTGACCGGCTTCTTCTTCGCCGCCATGATGCCCTTGAAGGACGGGTAGCGGGCCTCGCCGGACTGGTCGGTGACCGAGATGACCGCGGGCAGCTCCGCCTGCAGCTCCTCGGTGGCCGCGTCGCCGTCCCGGCGGCCCTTCACCGTGGTGCCCTCGACCGTCACCTCGGACAGCAGGGTCACCTGCGGCACGCCCAGGCGCTCGGCCAGCAGCGCCGGCAGCACACCCATCGTGCCGTCGGTGGAGGCCATGCCGCCGACCACCAGGTCGAACCCGGTCTTCTCCAGCGCCTTCGCGATGATCCCCGAGGTGGCGATCACGTCCGAACCGTGGATGTCGTCGTCGTTCACGTGAACGGCCTTGTCCGCACCCATCGACAGCGCCTTGCGCAGCGCGTCCTTGGCATCGTCCGGACCCACGGTCAGCACGGTCACCTCGGCATCACCGTGCGCCTCCGCGATCCGCAGCGCCTGCTCCACGCCGTACTCGTCCAGCTCCGACAGGAGGCCGTCCACGCCCTCCCGGTCGGTGGTGGTGTCGTCCGCGAAGCGACGGTCACCGGTCGCGTCGGGCACGTACTTCACACAGACAACGATCCTCAAGCTCACGGTGTCTGCTCCTTTCTGACGGAATGTTGGTTACGGGAGGTTGCGGGCCATGACGATGCGCTGGATCTGGTTGGTGCCCTCGTAGATCTGGGTGATCTTGGCGTCGCGCATCATCCGCTCGAGCGGGTAGTCGCG encodes:
- a CDS encoding diacylglycerol/lipid kinase family protein codes for the protein MTSTISRAAGRARLLARLALACVLGAVAALIAVSGPGGLLILAIGLTGLAVTAAGAWWALAYRGAVRVAGTLLAVAAPVTVVVLYARADVWPAALAAIALMGSAVACARSALRLVRQRDGMPAVACALPEHPVLIMNPKSGGGKVGRFGLVEKAEALGARVVLLDTSVETDVADIARRAVAGGADLLGVAGGDGTQAQVAGVAAEHDLPFLVVPAGTRNHFAMDLGLDREDPARSLDALTDGEELRVDLGAVGGRAFVNTVSFGVYAEVVQRPEYRDTKASTVLDALPDLLLGYSGHQLDAVTDRARLTSEQALLVSNNPYAGPDPMAAGARRPRLDLGTLGVVGVRVNNAAQAAEIAILGTRATSLHVLTSPQVTVDSDADTIPVAVDGEALHLPTPVTCDIRPRALRVLVPTHRPGSRTAGPPLHWRVIVALALSRPESASTAEDRPAG
- a CDS encoding NACHT domain-containing protein, with the protein product MRRASGILRIRITLKNPDLPASGVFRRSWARLRWPFISFGREFRSVWLLTRGVCPEKRWWSPFPRTLGLTFAWLLALGLVFWFVKAAVAVFGPGDLIWPTWPWSFAPDRSCTSSSYSCGVLTSTVLPVLTLALTTVFFIVWRFRSVRSFYMRKAKHEPRVLVETAGSIMGHVVGRDQLCKALMDNMRDGTARRPHVVVGAIGTGKTALVVRLTEMLARKGAFPVPIRLRDAQKDLDFLDLAYARFSSVVESKTRSAAETEKVWRLLRRHDKIVVLADGLEEALSGKSMVADRDNKIRKAIRAAGEARLPLVITSRPHDPLRAMEAAVTELEPLSEDAALEYIAENGNWRASRQDLDRIIEIANVTESPLYLQIAKDLHHRNLLKQIWIGGDDGGGNVVDQNMWEMKFDLLEAWVEALIGRELYSELPLSRDDRRVVMEYLKALACIGLKCDSAAVSFDELEPGSNPAIFKRLEGKRKGSAIDVRLAATWGTRMGIVEEAGEYVRFQHSIMQAYLGSQYLGAVLNRHDQADAPPGWESTSSAGDYFPAALQNPGREMLISLVFHSRSLKEKAQCTCLTPGQPDPRCPIRVIRNLLLDEADQALLQDGRIRQEGGCPEVGREVRTPHAKVLDMYGAALDVDSVDTQPDPRAIAESLHGQWNKLQERDPQRLRAAKLSLVRRLGAASRRAALNGGEPAYDLLFAFALEEPVYRVRIAIAQEIGAGGDKAFLALRGELGAPTSTVTGEGARNSNTETAAEPVPGLVTGQGGERERRKQERAVAAERLQGEWDLEEGECLTERSLWNRNTMSARLIPMLVDSVSMAHHLGTPYDNLGTWLSTLASAPGGEELPDPVGRRGLEVAMAHGFKHSANRRLRQSSQRESRDFLIAQATEMLKANRFWFTRLTLLQALTLWALPDDITEERLPHGPGAHPKELVRRWLELPSHESEHPFVEAAEKLAVRALETRHPERFLWMDEACVASQVGSEPGWAGEPRRHNLWIPPSTGWSTLDPAAQQLLADVIMLMTLTERADRPRELFRRLALADASPSRLPPCLTHDRTTLDPTRTTAHAMSTPSKSNCADNCPFTFCPSPPKIPDLRVELSEVFCMNQHALLGRWQPRAWSQLRFRRKARWQRKTSAMELRQFWGQMGARARDMPRQEVTPARHRPRR
- a CDS encoding LemA family protein, which encodes MGVIVGAGIAVLVLAAVWWTVRTFNRLIRLRNQTQASWAQIDVQLRRRHDLIPNLVEATQGYAAHERATLAEVTAARAAAITGGLGTADRARAENALSTSLTRLFALGETYPELKADGRFAVLQSELTTTENKIAYARQFFNSAVQSYNTALETFPANLVAGLGSHGPKEYFEADAAARDIVEVRF
- a CDS encoding DUF2207 family protein, coding for MARTLAPHWTPVAPSGPLPDWATPALLTWSGAVATALWLLIYTVAMFTTRNGAVEPAPATQELGPTPESPAVVSLLGNRWRSVRHAAPAILLDLAARELIELRQPGDDPAQSTIHLTVGRAGQLAPYERRVLERVASQAGVGGAPIGAIAFRGERYAKAWNRELRKDIIAEARGRGLSRPRFDPRLTSGLGGLAFACGLLFMFATVAAKHRVDTQLAFGVMVVPMLALLALLQLSKGERSTPTGLVRAGHWSGLHAWLRAHEEFAALPPASVALWDRYLAYGTALGVTSRTSRLLGFESGDRRRVWSDYGGTWRQVRVRYPLLRPAFGASPRQLLRSSAATAGAAVGLALFAWYRSPAWVADSAPSPSQAASLLGGIWLFLLIFAVGVAGRLTIVRFVLLLLPLSAVEYASHQGWLANALDHRGPLPGETVALVLLGALTVAYLLLAALDRLRQPAVLTGEVLRVEARRSSTAAHYLALDDGISDRTTAWAVPRTMPVFGPGTTVRISVSRFTRTISSVQLVTNTSRTPANR
- a CDS encoding TIGR03617 family F420-dependent LLM class oxidoreductase, with amino-acid sequence MTEAAPPLLLDVTATGAAAGIPAAARAAERRGLDRFIMSETSHNPFLQLARAADRTESIELGTGVAIAFARTPMTLAYEAWGLHEASGGRAVIGLGSQVKPHIVRRFGMPWDRPAARMKEYIAAVRAIWHSWQTGERLAFRGEFYSHTLMTPVFAPDPIAQGAPPILLAGVGPLMSAAAGAVADGFISHPFTSVEYLTGTVLPGVRAARTKAEAEGAAWTSRPFEVVGSVLTATGCTEEELRDNRRAVRERVAFYASTPAYRAVLETHGWGELHDELNRLSTRGRWQEMGELIDDEVYDTFAVAGEPAEVAREIHRRYAGVVTRLSVSGPDGADPELMLDVLAEIRALG